One genomic region from Parerythrobacter aestuarii encodes:
- the dnaK gene encoding molecular chaperone DnaK, protein MSKVIGIDLGTTNSCVSVMDGGKPKVIENSEGARTTPSIVAFTKDGERLIGQPAKRQAVTNPDNTLFAIKRLIGRRFDDPMTKKDMEIVPYNIVKGKNGDAWVEAGGEQYSPSQISAFILQKMKETAEGYLGETVTQAVITVPAYFNDAQRQATKDAGQIAGLEVLRIINEPTAAALAYGMDKDDGKTIAVYDLGGGTFDVSILEIGDGVFEVKSTNGDTFLGGEDFDNAIVEYLADEFKKKENMDLKADKLALQRLKEAAEKAKIELSSSASTEVNLPFITARMEGGSSTPLHLVETISRSKLEQLVGDLVKRTLEPCKKALADAGIEKGGVDEVILVGGMTRMPKVREVVKDFFGKDPHTGVNPDEVVAMGAAIQAGVLQGDVKDVLLLDVTPLSLGIETLGGVFTRMIDRNTTIPTKKTQTYSTAEDNQNAVTIRVLQGEREMAADNKLLGNFDLVGIPAAPRGVPQIEVTFDIDANGIVNVSAKDKGTGKEQQIKIQASGGLSEADIDQMVQDAEKFAEEDKKRKEAAEARNQADSLVHATEKQLEEHGDKIDASLKSDVEAALAEAKAALEGEDVDAINAKAQALTEVAMKMGQSIYEQEQANASAEGDAGEGEAKKDDEEVVDAEFSEVDEDNKG, encoded by the coding sequence ATGAGCAAAGTAATCGGGATCGACCTCGGCACCACCAACAGCTGCGTATCCGTTATGGATGGCGGCAAGCCCAAGGTCATCGAGAATTCGGAAGGCGCGCGCACCACGCCGTCGATCGTTGCTTTCACCAAGGATGGCGAGCGCCTGATCGGCCAGCCTGCCAAGCGCCAGGCCGTCACCAACCCTGACAACACGCTGTTCGCGATCAAGCGCCTGATCGGGCGCCGGTTCGATGATCCCATGACCAAGAAGGACATGGAAATCGTCCCCTACAACATCGTCAAGGGCAAGAATGGCGATGCATGGGTCGAGGCCGGTGGCGAACAATATTCGCCCAGCCAGATCTCGGCCTTCATCCTGCAGAAAATGAAGGAAACCGCCGAAGGTTACCTCGGCGAAACCGTGACGCAGGCGGTCATCACCGTTCCCGCATATTTCAACGACGCCCAGCGCCAGGCAACCAAGGATGCCGGCCAGATCGCGGGCCTCGAAGTGCTGCGCATCATCAACGAGCCGACCGCAGCCGCGCTCGCCTATGGGATGGACAAGGACGATGGCAAGACCATCGCCGTCTATGACCTTGGCGGCGGCACCTTCGACGTCTCGATCCTCGAGATCGGTGACGGCGTATTCGAAGTGAAGTCGACCAATGGCGACACGTTCCTCGGCGGCGAAGACTTCGACAATGCCATCGTCGAATATCTCGCCGACGAGTTCAAGAAGAAGGAAAACATGGACCTGAAGGCCGACAAGCTCGCCCTCCAGCGTCTCAAGGAAGCGGCTGAAAAGGCCAAGATCGAGCTTTCCAGCTCGGCCTCGACCGAAGTCAACCTGCCCTTCATCACCGCTCGCATGGAAGGTGGCAGCTCGACCCCGCTGCACCTCGTGGAAACCATCAGCCGTTCGAAGCTCGAGCAGCTGGTCGGCGATCTCGTCAAGCGGACGCTCGAGCCGTGCAAGAAGGCGCTGGCCGATGCCGGCATTGAAAAGGGCGGCGTCGACGAAGTGATCCTCGTCGGCGGGATGACCCGCATGCCCAAGGTTCGCGAAGTGGTGAAGGACTTCTTCGGCAAGGATCCGCACACCGGCGTCAACCCGGACGAAGTCGTGGCCATGGGTGCCGCGATCCAGGCCGGCGTGCTGCAGGGCGACGTCAAGGACGTGTTGCTGCTCGACGTGACCCCGCTTTCGCTGGGCATCGAAACGCTGGGCGGTGTCTTCACCCGCATGATCGACCGTAACACGACGATCCCGACCAAGAAGACGCAGACTTACTCGACCGCTGAAGACAATCAGAACGCGGTGACCATCCGCGTGCTGCAAGGCGAGCGCGAGATGGCGGCAGACAACAAGCTGCTCGGTAATTTCGACCTCGTCGGGATCCCGGCCGCTCCGCGCGGCGTACCGCAGATCGAAGTCACCTTCGATATCGACGCCAACGGCATCGTCAACGTCAGCGCCAAGGACAAGGGCACTGGCAAGGAACAGCAGATCAAGATCCAGGCCTCAGGCGGCCTCTCGGAAGCTGACATCGATCAGATGGTGCAGGACGCCGAGAAGTTTGCCGAAGAAGACAAGAAGCGCAAGGAAGCGGCTGAAGCCCGCAACCAGGCCGACAGCCTGGTCCACGCGACAGAAAAGCAGCTCGAAGAACACGGCGACAAGATCGACGCTTCGCTCAAGAGCGACGTCGAAGCGGCGCTGGCAGAAGCCAAGGCCGCGCTCGAAGGCGAAGATGTCGACGCCATCAACGCCAAGGCGCAGGCGCTGACCGAAGTGGCCATGAAGATGGGCCAGTCGATCTACGAGCAGGAGCAGGCCAATGCCTCTGCCGAAGGCGACGCCGGCGAAGGCGAAGCCAAGAAAGACGACGAGGAAGTGGTCGACGCCGAATTCTCGGAAGTCGACGAAGACAACAAGGGCTGA
- the dnaJ gene encoding molecular chaperone DnaJ produces the protein MSAEADLYELLGVDRGADDGAIKSAYRKLAMKYHPDRNPGDAEAEAHFKAVGAAYEVLKDPQKRAAYDRFGHAAFQNGGPGGGAGGPDFGDIGDIFETIFGSAFGGGGRQRPQRGADLRYDMEITLDDAFHGKETEIEIEVSVACDTCSGSGAEPGTSTRGCNLCNGYGKVRAQQGFFMVERPCPNCHGRGEVLEDPCHSCRGEGRVDKPQALKIDIPRGVDTGTRIRLNGKGEAGPRGAPPGDLYIFLHVKKHDVFEREGTSLITRVPVSFTTAALGGCVNIPDLDGSTNEIEIPVGIQSGKQLRKRGAGMPVLQGRGRGDLVVEVIVETPTRLSKDQKAILEQFRETETGDECPQSRGFFDKLKDAFGA, from the coding sequence ATGTCAGCCGAAGCCGACCTTTACGAATTGCTGGGTGTTGATCGCGGCGCAGATGATGGGGCGATCAAGTCTGCCTATCGCAAGCTCGCCATGAAGTATCACCCGGACCGCAATCCGGGTGACGCGGAGGCGGAAGCTCATTTCAAGGCGGTGGGTGCCGCCTATGAGGTCCTCAAGGACCCGCAAAAGCGCGCCGCCTATGATCGCTTCGGCCATGCCGCCTTCCAGAACGGCGGCCCCGGTGGTGGTGCCGGTGGGCCCGATTTCGGCGATATCGGTGATATCTTCGAGACCATTTTCGGCAGCGCCTTCGGTGGCGGCGGGCGGCAACGCCCTCAGCGCGGCGCGGACCTGCGCTACGACATGGAAATCACGCTCGACGATGCATTCCATGGCAAGGAAACGGAGATCGAGATCGAAGTTTCGGTCGCTTGCGATACCTGCAGCGGCTCGGGAGCCGAGCCCGGCACCAGTACGCGCGGCTGCAACCTATGCAACGGCTATGGCAAGGTCCGTGCCCAGCAGGGTTTCTTCATGGTCGAGCGGCCGTGCCCCAACTGCCATGGCCGCGGCGAAGTATTGGAAGACCCCTGCCACAGCTGCCGCGGGGAAGGCCGCGTAGACAAGCCACAGGCACTGAAAATCGATATCCCGCGCGGGGTCGATACCGGCACGCGCATCCGCCTGAACGGCAAGGGAGAGGCCGGCCCGCGCGGTGCGCCTCCAGGTGACTTGTACATTTTCCTGCATGTGAAGAAGCACGATGTGTTCGAACGTGAGGGGACATCGCTGATCACTCGCGTGCCCGTCAGTTTCACGACAGCTGCGCTCGGCGGCTGCGTCAACATTCCAGACCTGGACGGATCGACCAACGAGATCGAGATCCCGGTCGGGATCCAGTCAGGCAAGCAGCTGCGCAAACGTGGTGCAGGCATGCCTGTGCTACAAGGGCGCGGGCGGGGCGATCTCGTCGTTGAAGTGATCGTGGAAACGCCCACCAGGCTGTCGAAGGACCAGAAGGCTATCCTGGAGCAGTTCCGCGAGACGGAGACTGGGGACGAATGCCCGCAGAGCCGCGGATTCTTCGACAAACTCAAGGATGCATTCGGCGCTTAG
- a CDS encoding MBL fold metallo-hydrolase, producing the protein MKTAATLACLSLFALAAPASAQTNWDEVEFETIPLAPGVAVLISGRAGNLGVSYGEDGTILIDDQFAPLTDKIEAAIAELGADPVKFLINTHYHGDHTGGNENLGKKGALIFAQKNVRVRLLEGRQGERPIPPAPKEALPVVTYDQGLTLNVNGDTVDVMFVGGGHTDGDSVIFWREDNIVHMGDLYFKIPGYPFIDVASGGNVFNAMNSLDTVIRMIDDETKVIPGHGPMSNKAELVVYRAMVGDAVARVKALRDEGKTLEEAVAADPLADFNRGEGFISKDSFVTAIWNSMD; encoded by the coding sequence ATGAAAACTGCCGCTACGCTTGCATGCCTGTCGCTGTTCGCCCTTGCCGCGCCAGCGAGCGCGCAAACCAATTGGGATGAGGTCGAATTCGAAACCATACCCCTCGCACCGGGTGTGGCGGTCCTCATCAGCGGGCGCGCTGGCAATCTCGGCGTGAGCTATGGCGAAGACGGCACGATCCTGATCGACGACCAGTTCGCGCCGCTGACCGACAAGATTGAAGCTGCGATCGCCGAACTGGGTGCCGATCCGGTCAAGTTCCTCATCAACACCCATTACCATGGCGATCACACGGGCGGGAACGAGAACCTCGGCAAGAAGGGCGCCCTCATCTTCGCACAGAAGAACGTGCGCGTGCGATTGCTGGAAGGACGCCAGGGAGAGCGGCCCATCCCGCCAGCACCCAAGGAAGCGCTGCCGGTCGTCACCTATGACCAGGGGCTGACGCTCAACGTCAATGGCGACACTGTCGACGTCATGTTCGTCGGCGGTGGCCACACCGATGGCGACAGTGTTATCTTCTGGCGCGAGGACAACATCGTCCACATGGGCGATCTCTATTTCAAGATCCCCGGCTATCCCTTCATCGATGTCGCTTCAGGCGGCAATGTGTTCAATGCCATGAACTCACTCGACACGGTCATCCGGATGATCGACGACGAGACCAAGGTCATCCCCGGTCATGGCCCGATGTCCAACAAGGCAGAACTGGTCGTTTACCGGGCGATGGTCGGCGATGCTGTGGCGCGGGTGAAGGCTCTCAGGGACGAAGGCAAGACACTGGAAGAAGCAGTTGCAGCCGATCCGCTGGCAGATTTCAATCGCGGCGAAGGCTTCATCAGCAAGGACAGCTTCGTCACGGCTATCTGGAACAGCATGGACTGA
- a CDS encoding patatin-like protein, with product MRQKELRIALVCYGGVSLAVYMHGVTKELWHLARASRAHHADDIAPMGSAHVYAELLRTIEEDKGLRLRVLPDILSGASAGGINAVFLAQAIHSGASLEPLTELWLDNADVDRLIDPDARPLWRFAKFWAQPIAWWLLNRPGNAVTESVAEETRDEVRMKVSRFIRSRWFQPPFSGLGMSKLLYNALQAMSEAVPGPPLLPPGHPIDLFVTATDFRGYLETLRLHSPALVEESEHRMPVSFHAHASKESGQMLADPLELTLAARATSSFPGAFPPLMLAEIDQLAKDLDRQWRTREAFLKRIMPAHVRLETTCSVSLIDGSVLVNRPFGGAIEALRGRPAHREVDRRFVYIDPRPDRFGSIRESDDRDVGFFAAIFGSLSTIPREQPIRDNLEALEEQSREAERLRRIITGMRPGIEDAIERLFGRTFFLDSPTPKRLVAWRNKAQQAAAESAGYAFHAYAQTKFTGIVERLGELVHEAAPHLQLPDAVPIIDVLRDELNRRGLSSLTLASGGATQEAIAFFRSHDLGFRIRRLRLLARRLSRDWDADPELDDEALDEAREAIYEILALYFGREGLDNMGPDFPMLANKVFEDPGAVIDAFADKHLLPSVDAQAEEMLAAAMQAMPKNLRRRMLLTYLGFPFYDVATLPLLGQDGLTEFDPVKVDRISPDDARTIREGGTRATLRGIEFYNFGAFFSRDYRENDYLWGRLHGAERMVDLVCSTLDQPLPEDRCRSFKRDAFVAILDEEEAAGRCEKSLIAQLRSEVAERLG from the coding sequence ATGCGGCAAAAGGAACTTCGTATTGCGCTTGTCTGCTACGGTGGGGTCAGCCTCGCTGTATACATGCACGGCGTAACGAAAGAGCTGTGGCATCTGGCAAGGGCCAGCCGCGCTCACCACGCGGATGACATTGCGCCGATGGGTAGCGCGCATGTCTACGCCGAGCTGTTGCGGACTATCGAAGAGGACAAGGGGCTGCGCTTGCGGGTGTTGCCCGATATCCTGAGCGGCGCCAGCGCAGGCGGCATCAATGCGGTGTTCCTCGCGCAGGCCATCCATTCAGGCGCTTCGCTCGAGCCATTGACCGAGCTTTGGCTGGACAATGCCGATGTCGACCGGCTGATCGATCCCGATGCCCGTCCGCTGTGGCGCTTCGCCAAGTTCTGGGCGCAGCCGATTGCCTGGTGGTTGCTCAATCGGCCAGGCAATGCCGTCACCGAAAGCGTGGCTGAGGAGACCCGCGATGAAGTGCGGATGAAGGTTTCGCGCTTCATCCGCAGTCGCTGGTTCCAACCGCCCTTCTCCGGTCTCGGCATGTCGAAGCTGCTCTACAATGCCCTGCAGGCGATGAGCGAAGCCGTGCCCGGCCCGCCTCTGTTGCCGCCGGGGCATCCGATAGACCTGTTTGTCACCGCCACCGATTTTCGCGGCTATCTGGAAACGCTGCGCCTCCATAGCCCGGCGCTGGTCGAGGAAAGCGAACATCGCATGCCGGTTTCGTTCCATGCTCATGCCAGCAAGGAAAGCGGGCAGATGCTGGCCGATCCGCTTGAACTGACGCTGGCGGCGCGTGCAACCTCCAGCTTCCCGGGCGCATTTCCCCCATTGATGCTGGCTGAGATCGATCAGCTTGCCAAAGATCTGGACCGCCAATGGCGGACCCGTGAGGCTTTCCTGAAACGGATCATGCCTGCGCACGTGCGGCTAGAGACAACCTGCTCGGTGTCACTGATCGACGGTTCCGTGCTGGTCAATCGTCCGTTCGGCGGGGCCATCGAGGCTCTTCGGGGCCGACCCGCGCATCGTGAAGTCGACCGCCGCTTCGTCTATATCGACCCTCGCCCCGATCGCTTCGGGTCGATCAGGGAATCCGATGATCGCGATGTCGGTTTCTTCGCCGCCATCTTCGGTTCGCTTTCGACCATTCCGCGGGAACAGCCGATCCGCGACAACCTCGAAGCGCTGGAAGAACAGTCGCGAGAGGCAGAGCGGCTGCGCCGCATCATTACCGGCATGCGGCCCGGGATAGAGGATGCCATAGAGCGTCTGTTCGGTCGTACATTCTTCCTCGACAGCCCCACGCCCAAGCGCCTTGTGGCGTGGCGCAACAAGGCGCAGCAAGCAGCTGCCGAGAGCGCTGGATACGCTTTCCATGCCTATGCGCAGACCAAGTTCACCGGAATCGTGGAGCGACTAGGCGAGCTGGTCCACGAAGCCGCTCCGCACCTGCAATTGCCCGACGCAGTGCCGATCATCGATGTTCTGCGCGATGAGCTGAATCGCCGAGGTCTTTCCAGCCTGACGCTCGCGAGCGGCGGGGCAACGCAAGAGGCCATCGCCTTCTTCCGGTCGCACGATCTCGGATTCCGTATCAGGCGTTTGCGCCTGCTCGCCCGGCGCCTGTCTCGCGACTGGGACGCAGACCCTGAACTCGATGATGAGGCCCTCGATGAAGCACGCGAGGCTATCTACGAGATCCTGGCGCTCTATTTCGGTCGCGAGGGTCTGGATAACATGGGCCCAGATTTTCCGATGCTGGCAAACAAGGTCTTCGAGGATCCGGGCGCGGTCATCGATGCGTTCGCGGACAAGCACCTGCTGCCATCAGTCGATGCCCAGGCCGAAGAAATGCTCGCAGCTGCGATGCAGGCCATGCCCAAGAACCTGCGGCGGCGGATGCTGCTGACCTATCTCGGTTTCCCGTTCTACGATGTCGCGACCTTGCCGTTGCTCGGGCAGGACGGATTGACGGAATTCGATCCCGTCAAGGTCGACCGGATCAGCCCCGACGATGCTCGCACCATCCGCGAGGGAGGGACACGGGCGACGTTGCGCGGGATCGAATTCTACAACTTCGGTGCGTTCTTCAGTCGCGACTATCGTGAGAACGACTATCTGTGGGGCCGCCTGCACGGGGCCGAACGGATGGTGGACCTGGTCTGCTCAACCCTCGACCAGCCCTTGCCGGAGGATCGCTGTCGCAGTTTCAAGCGCGACGCATTCGTTGCAATCCTCGACGAGGAAGAGGCGGCGGGGCGCTGTGAAAAAAGCCTGATCGCGCAGCTCCGGTCCGAAGTGGCAGAGCGGCTTGGCTAG
- the radA gene encoding DNA repair protein RadA has protein sequence MAKTKKRYVCQACGAVAHRWQGQCADCAEWNSLVEDVPATVFSQKHDLSSGGRAIEFVDLNQPGDELVRRTTGLAEFDRALGGGLVPGCAILMGGDPGIGKSTLLLQAAANIAKAGQQVVYVSGEEAAGQVRMRASRLGVADAPLKLASSTSVRDILTTLGGMDAPAMLVIDSIQTMHSDTIEGAPGTVSQVRGCAFELIRYAKESGVALVLVGHVTKDGNIAGPRVLEHMVDVVMSFEGERSHQYRILRALKNRFGAVDEIGVFAMASKGLEEVANPSLLFLSGRDEPLAGSAVFPALEGTRPVLIEVQALIVRLQSGATPRRAVVGWDNGRLAMLLAVLESRCGLNFSSAEVYLNVAGGYRLSDPAADLAVAAALVSALADKPLPERSVWFGEVSLAGEVRPVAHAGLRLREAAKLGFATGCGPRNGGEKVANMRFTGVDRLANLVDRVMART, from the coding sequence ATGGCAAAGACCAAGAAGCGCTATGTATGTCAGGCCTGCGGGGCCGTCGCACATCGTTGGCAAGGGCAATGCGCCGATTGTGCGGAGTGGAACTCACTGGTCGAAGACGTACCGGCGACGGTGTTTTCCCAGAAACATGACCTGTCGAGCGGCGGGCGGGCGATCGAGTTTGTCGATCTTAACCAGCCCGGTGACGAACTTGTCCGGCGGACGACCGGGCTGGCAGAGTTTGACCGGGCATTGGGTGGGGGTCTGGTCCCGGGCTGTGCGATCCTGATGGGCGGCGATCCCGGCATCGGCAAGTCGACCCTGCTGCTGCAAGCTGCCGCCAATATCGCCAAGGCGGGCCAGCAGGTCGTTTACGTCAGCGGTGAAGAAGCTGCCGGTCAGGTCCGCATGCGCGCATCGCGACTCGGCGTTGCCGATGCGCCGCTCAAGCTCGCCTCCAGCACGTCGGTGCGCGATATCCTCACCACGCTAGGCGGGATGGATGCGCCCGCCATGCTGGTGATCGATTCCATCCAGACCATGCATTCCGACACCATTGAAGGCGCGCCCGGCACCGTCAGCCAGGTTCGTGGCTGCGCTTTCGAACTGATCCGCTATGCCAAGGAGAGTGGCGTTGCGCTGGTGTTGGTCGGCCATGTGACGAAGGATGGCAATATTGCCGGGCCTCGGGTCCTCGAACACATGGTCGACGTTGTCATGAGTTTCGAAGGCGAACGCAGCCACCAGTACCGAATCCTGCGCGCACTGAAGAACCGCTTCGGCGCAGTCGATGAAATCGGCGTCTTCGCCATGGCCAGCAAGGGGCTGGAGGAAGTTGCCAACCCATCTCTTCTGTTCCTCTCGGGCCGCGACGAACCGCTGGCTGGCAGCGCGGTTTTCCCGGCGCTGGAAGGCACGCGACCCGTGCTGATCGAAGTGCAAGCACTGATCGTGCGTTTGCAATCTGGAGCCACTCCGCGGCGCGCAGTTGTCGGCTGGGACAACGGTCGCCTCGCAATGCTGCTTGCGGTGCTGGAATCGCGGTGTGGACTGAACTTCAGCTCGGCCGAAGTCTATCTCAACGTAGCCGGCGGTTATCGCCTGTCTGATCCGGCGGCAGACCTCGCAGTTGCAGCGGCTCTCGTCTCTGCATTGGCCGACAAGCCATTGCCGGAACGCTCGGTCTGGTTTGGCGAGGTCTCGCTTGCAGGTGAAGTCCGCCCGGTGGCGCATGCCGGCCTGCGATTGCGAGAGGCCGCAAAACTGGGCTTTGCAACAGGGTGCGGACCTCGAAACGGCGGAGAGAAGGTGGCGAACATGCGCTTTACCGGCGTGGATCGGCTCGCAAACCTCGTTGACCGGGTCATGGCAAGGACCTAA
- a CDS encoding CvpA family protein → MTGFDIIVLIIVGVAAIGGFMRGFVQEVLSLAAWVLVVFAIRYLHTPLYQGIEPYVPTQTGASILAFTMLLLIPYAAMKLIAGRAGEGARSSLLGPIDRVLGFGFGAIKGGIVVILAFSLLVLGYDTVWGYQGRPVWITTARTYPVVNASTEAMVQYVSERRAALRAQQEAQARMLGQ, encoded by the coding sequence ATGACTGGCTTCGACATCATTGTGCTTATCATTGTAGGGGTCGCCGCGATTGGTGGCTTCATGCGCGGTTTCGTGCAGGAAGTGCTGTCGTTGGCAGCATGGGTCCTTGTGGTCTTTGCGATCCGATATCTTCATACGCCGCTCTATCAGGGAATTGAGCCCTACGTCCCGACGCAGACAGGGGCATCGATCCTTGCTTTCACGATGTTGCTGCTCATTCCCTACGCAGCGATGAAGCTGATTGCCGGTCGTGCCGGTGAAGGCGCTCGAAGTTCCCTGCTTGGCCCAATTGATCGAGTCCTTGGCTTTGGCTTCGGCGCCATCAAGGGAGGGATCGTGGTCATCCTTGCCTTCTCCCTGCTTGTCCTCGGCTATGACACCGTATGGGGCTATCAGGGCCGGCCTGTGTGGATCACGACAGCGCGGACTTATCCGGTGGTGAACGCCAGCACCGAGGCAATGGTGCAGTATGTCTCGGAGCGCAGGGCAGCCTTGCGCGCGCAACAGGAAGCTCAGGCGCGGATGCTGGGGCAATGA
- a CDS encoding iron-sulfur cluster assembly scaffold protein: MTSARNAEQLYTPQILSLAVELAKVPFDPSSPLNGSARSQSCGSTVELSLYLDRHAAIDTVGLKVAACAIGQASAAIFARHATGNRSDDIERALEAIRSWLADEGEMPHWPDFHFLAAARDYPGRHGAILLPWKAAAEALSKDRDRR; encoded by the coding sequence ATGACCTCAGCTCGAAATGCCGAGCAACTCTACACCCCTCAAATCCTCAGCCTGGCAGTTGAACTCGCTAAGGTTCCGTTCGACCCGTCGTCACCATTGAACGGCAGCGCGCGGTCGCAAAGTTGCGGTAGCACCGTCGAACTGAGCCTGTATCTGGATCGGCACGCCGCTATCGATACTGTCGGGCTCAAGGTCGCAGCCTGCGCTATTGGACAGGCGAGCGCCGCGATATTTGCCCGCCACGCCACAGGCAACCGCTCCGACGACATCGAACGGGCCCTGGAAGCCATTCGCTCTTGGTTGGCAGACGAGGGGGAGATGCCTCACTGGCCGGACTTCCATTTCCTCGCTGCCGCGCGCGATTATCCCGGGCGTCACGGTGCCATACTGTTGCCGTGGAAGGCGGCAGCTGAGGCGCTTTCCAAGGACAGGGACCGCCGCTAG
- a CDS encoding MFS transporter, with the protein MSEAAALQGREPTEKEIRLVIAASSAGTVFEWYDFFIYGTLFALIGAAFFPSDNETLQVLLVWAGFAIGFGFRPLGAILFGFLGDRLGRKYTFLVTVTLMGIATAGVGLVPSAASIGLWAPAIVILLRILQGLALGGEYGGAAIYVAEHAPPEKRGYYTSYIQASVVGGFVLSILVVLGCRALIPAEEFAAWGWRIPFLLSVVLLGISLWMRLKLSESPVFQAMKEAGETAKNPFVESFTFPGNKKRIFVALFGVTGILTTIWYTAFFSSLSFLQRDMRLEPLTVELTLLVAATIAMSFYIFVGKWSDRVGRKKPIMVGAILTLLLIFPLFWGMGSLANPGLSEAAERNPVVVTGPECTTDPFAELFKRTQSPCGNILQTLTSSGVRYSVEAGSELGMTVGGEAIAIGPDWDSDGAARRDDIQGALTTRGFDFALQSPPLANLAGIVGILLVWGLLSALTYGSVAALLSEMFPPRIRYSSMSIPYHIGAGYLGGFLPLIAGVIVASTGNIYAGLWYTFGVVAFGLVVLWWGIPDGPPRDFEHNPDS; encoded by the coding sequence ATGAGCGAAGCCGCCGCATTGCAAGGCCGCGAACCAACCGAAAAAGAAATCCGCCTCGTCATCGCAGCTTCGTCTGCCGGGACGGTTTTCGAATGGTATGATTTCTTCATCTACGGCACGCTGTTTGCGCTCATTGGCGCAGCATTCTTCCCGAGCGACAACGAAACACTGCAGGTCTTGCTGGTGTGGGCGGGGTTTGCCATCGGCTTCGGCTTTCGGCCCCTCGGCGCGATACTGTTCGGTTTCCTTGGTGACCGGTTGGGGCGGAAATATACCTTCCTCGTAACTGTAACACTCATGGGGATCGCCACGGCAGGTGTGGGACTTGTGCCTAGCGCGGCTTCGATCGGCCTGTGGGCACCCGCCATCGTCATCCTGCTACGCATCCTGCAGGGACTCGCGCTGGGCGGTGAATATGGTGGTGCGGCGATCTATGTTGCCGAGCACGCGCCGCCCGAAAAACGGGGCTATTACACCAGCTATATCCAGGCCAGCGTCGTAGGCGGATTTGTCTTGTCGATCCTTGTCGTGCTGGGTTGCCGGGCGCTGATCCCGGCGGAGGAATTCGCCGCCTGGGGCTGGCGCATTCCGTTCCTTCTATCGGTGGTCCTGCTCGGAATTTCGCTGTGGATGCGGCTCAAGCTGTCGGAAAGCCCGGTGTTCCAGGCAATGAAAGAGGCGGGCGAAACGGCCAAGAACCCGTTCGTCGAGAGCTTTACCTTCCCGGGCAACAAGAAGCGCATTTTCGTCGCCCTGTTCGGGGTGACGGGCATCCTCACGACAATCTGGTACACCGCGTTCTTCTCCAGCCTGTCTTTCCTGCAGCGCGACATGCGGCTGGAACCGCTCACGGTCGAACTGACCCTGCTGGTGGCAGCCACCATCGCAATGTCATTCTACATTTTCGTGGGCAAATGGTCTGACCGGGTGGGCCGCAAGAAGCCGATCATGGTCGGTGCGATCTTGACGTTGTTGCTCATCTTCCCGCTGTTTTGGGGAATGGGCAGTCTCGCCAATCCGGGCCTCTCTGAAGCGGCAGAACGCAATCCGGTGGTCGTTACAGGTCCGGAGTGCACTACGGATCCCTTCGCCGAACTGTTCAAGCGGACTCAGTCACCGTGCGGGAATATCCTGCAGACCCTGACTTCCAGCGGCGTGCGGTATTCAGTCGAGGCAGGCTCGGAACTGGGCATGACAGTTGGCGGTGAAGCGATTGCTATCGGCCCGGATTGGGACAGTGACGGTGCGGCGCGCCGCGACGACATCCAGGGCGCCCTGACTACCAGGGGTTTCGACTTCGCCCTGCAATCCCCACCATTGGCAAACCTTGCCGGGATTGTCGGCATCTTGCTCGTGTGGGGCCTCCTTTCCGCCCTTACCTATGGCTCGGTCGCTGCGCTTCTTTCGGAAATGTTTCCGCCGCGCATCCGCTACAGTTCCATGTCGATCCCCTACCACATCGGGGCAGGCTACCTCGGTGGGTTTCTGCCGCTGATCGCAGGCGTCATTGTCGCCTCCACAGGCAACATTTACGCCGGGCTGTGGTACACATTCGGTGTCGTGGCCTTCGGGCTCGTGGTGCTGTGGTGGGGTATACCCGATGGCCCTCCACGCGATTTCGAGCACAACCCGGACAGCTAG